One window from the genome of Paucidesulfovibrio gracilis DSM 16080 encodes:
- a CDS encoding PP2C family protein-serine/threonine phosphatase — MAEHILLAEDDTGLRLSLTFVLKNKGYRITQAADGQEALDLLRECEARDDAVDALITDIQMPVVNGIELIRRIKDDGRDVPVIVITGHGDKEMLIELLRLGCDDYLSKPFEPDEVQRKVAEVLEKRYASLREREREEHHLRSANLRLDREVQAYRRDLRDLRGEMAQAVRTYSDLMDVDREGFRVALEYRLRPYRDLGGDYFGVCDTPQGCNIMVADVAGHDLAASYQTVLIKGQFDEHCASGQEPAEFFHSLNEKLKAQGHEERMVTAQFLGMNLENGTARVVSAGHPRLLVRRFGDTASESLAASGSVLGIMDNVEFGVVNLEIHPGDRFYLYTDGLLNANSVDGPSGEKRVLGERGLLRALDIFSDLPLAEQVRSVWRFARSFCRYRQSDDMLLVGVEVPFGVAGSE, encoded by the coding sequence ATGGCGGAACATATACTTCTAGCCGAAGATGATACGGGGCTGCGGCTCTCGTTGACCTTTGTGCTCAAAAATAAGGGCTACAGAATTACCCAGGCCGCGGATGGTCAGGAGGCCTTGGACCTCCTGCGCGAGTGCGAGGCCCGGGACGACGCTGTGGACGCGCTGATTACGGATATCCAGATGCCGGTGGTCAACGGCATTGAGCTGATCCGCCGGATCAAGGATGACGGCCGGGACGTTCCGGTCATCGTCATCACCGGGCATGGGGACAAGGAAATGCTCATCGAGTTGTTGCGCCTGGGGTGTGACGACTATCTTTCCAAGCCCTTTGAGCCGGACGAGGTGCAGCGCAAGGTGGCCGAAGTGCTGGAGAAGCGCTACGCCAGTCTGCGTGAGCGTGAGCGTGAGGAACATCACCTGCGCAGCGCCAACCTGCGCTTGGACCGGGAGGTGCAGGCCTACCGGCGCGACCTGCGCGACCTGCGCGGGGAAATGGCCCAGGCCGTGCGCACGTATTCGGATCTCATGGATGTGGACCGCGAAGGCTTCCGCGTGGCGCTGGAATATCGGTTGCGCCCGTATCGGGATCTGGGCGGGGATTATTTCGGGGTCTGCGATACGCCCCAGGGCTGCAATATTATGGTGGCGGACGTGGCCGGACACGACCTGGCCGCTTCGTATCAGACCGTGCTCATCAAAGGGCAGTTCGACGAGCATTGCGCCAGCGGGCAGGAGCCTGCGGAGTTTTTTCATTCCCTGAACGAGAAGCTCAAGGCCCAGGGACACGAGGAACGCATGGTCACGGCCCAGTTCCTGGGCATGAATCTGGAAAACGGTACGGCCCGGGTGGTTTCCGCCGGGCATCCGCGATTATTGGTGCGCCGCTTCGGGGACACAGCATCCGAGAGCCTGGCCGCGTCCGGGTCCGTGTTGGGGATTATGGACAACGTGGAGTTCGGCGTGGTCAACCTGGAAATTCATCCCGGCGACCGATTCTATCTGTATACCGACGGGCTGCTGAACGCCAACAGCGTGGATGGTCCCTCCGGGGAGAAGCGGGTCTTGGGGGAGCGCGGCCTGTTGCGGGCGCTGGATATCTTTTCGGACTTGCCCTTGGCTGAACAGGTTCGGAGCGTGTGGCGCTTTGCGCGGAGCTTTTGCCGCTACCGCCAGAGCGACGACATGCTCCTGGTCGGTGTGGAAGTGCCGTTCGGCGTGGCCGGAAGCGAGTAG
- the rpsP gene encoding 30S ribosomal protein S16, with amino-acid sequence MALTIRLTRMGSKKRPFYRIVATNTATRRDGRPLEYLGYYNPMTEPAEIKIDREKLDKWLADGAKPSDTVRSLLNKQAD; translated from the coding sequence ATGGCTCTTACTATCAGACTGACTCGGATGGGTTCCAAAAAGCGTCCCTTCTACCGCATCGTGGCAACCAATACGGCTACCCGTCGCGACGGACGCCCCCTGGAATACCTGGGCTACTACAATCCCATGACCGAGCCTGCCGAGATCAAAATTGATCGCGAAAAGCTGGACAAGTGGCTGGCCGACGGCGCCAAACCTTCGGACACGGTTCGGTCCCTGCTCAACAAGCAGGCCGACTAG
- a CDS encoding PAS domain S-box protein, whose protein sequence is MKSDSKTRTASRRLWSVVTLSLLGVACLYVLLFAQLTRERQRSLLDHRRVGLKRIVSVAYGALQPEMQAFRSGRLSKDEALERIAEKLWSMRYPDGGHTNYLFLLTMDGVPLVNPANPEQVQVSQWHRRSPDGKFPVQIMVEAMRRKPDGAFVHYMQFRPGRRDVPENKVSYIMALPGLDCFLGTGAYMPDLWSEAWADNLRTGGLVLLLFSLAAAPLAVLLRDRHRRNRDLEEEIHRRERVARSQRSMASRYRMIVSRPGQVVYDMNLSTGETHWFGDSEGVSGHSLEEYRRLGGRFFESNIHPSERESIQARWNRAVKEAREWYAVFRLQTVTPGKYVYVEDHAGFLQPEEGSSGGVRMIGSLRNVDPLVRAGEEVRRSEAKYRILAQNFPNGAVLLFDDALRFVLADGSDLRSVGVADGGMIGRTPAEVFPPSVARMTEKHFRRALQGEEHVFEMTYAGRIFKLHVLPVRGEPVEGGAEGMVVIQDVTSNKLAEKALSESERRLSTLIMNMPGMVYRSTFQSDWTLEFVSPGCRAITGYGSESLLYNRATSWSDLVHPEDREHLKQEMNLALAEGRPYELIYRINTAEGRERWVWERGVSVGNGEGVPVIEGIVLDVTDRKHAEEGLARSLAYETVLNSCATLLLSADRQKDALDGILPELRAAVSACRAYVFENFMDAEDGLCCRQTFEAVGPGVEPQLENPDLQHVPYEVVIPRWREVLERGELVGLVRDMPENERIILESQSIKSVLVLPLRVGGEWSGFVGFDDTRTERTWTEAEQLFLRTATDMVGAYLERLHAEQRLLAAHGELDQIFNSTGDGMALLSLEGTVLRVNRTMGRMFGIDPESVTGQPCSLVMHDDQCGGEHCPLGLLQEGMERSDHVFQRPDPGGGVRHFRSVTTPFRNVEGEAVGVVVSTREITERVRAQEAAKERERQLVQADKLAALGTLVSGVAHEINNPNGIITLNAPTLRDIWKDVRTRLDEYYDRNGEFLLAGMEYSLLRDEVDGLYEQIVESARRIKRIVSELKDFARQESPDRTAIVDMNEVAEAARGLVDNKIRKSTHRFTALSSPEPALVEGNFQRLEQVLVNALINACEALTSPEQAVTMEVQVRGNSVVVTVSDEGKGMASDEIGHVFEPFFTTKRDSGGTGLGLSVSHGIIDEHGGRMEFSSEEEQGTVCVVELPRWIEDAPRKRKELKS, encoded by the coding sequence GTGAAATCCGATTCCAAAACACGCACTGCATCCAGGCGGTTGTGGTCTGTCGTCACTCTCAGCTTGCTGGGGGTGGCCTGTCTGTATGTTCTGCTTTTTGCCCAGCTCACCCGTGAGCGACAACGGAGTTTGCTGGACCATCGGCGCGTGGGGCTAAAGCGGATCGTGAGCGTGGCCTACGGAGCATTGCAACCCGAGATGCAGGCGTTCCGCTCCGGGCGGTTGAGCAAGGACGAGGCGTTGGAGCGCATTGCTGAAAAGCTGTGGAGCATGCGCTACCCCGACGGAGGGCATACCAACTATCTTTTTTTGCTGACCATGGACGGCGTTCCCCTGGTGAATCCGGCCAATCCGGAACAGGTGCAGGTCAGCCAGTGGCATCGCCGGAGTCCGGATGGAAAGTTTCCGGTGCAGATTATGGTGGAGGCCATGCGCCGCAAGCCGGACGGCGCGTTCGTCCACTATATGCAATTTCGTCCCGGGCGTCGGGACGTCCCCGAAAACAAAGTTTCCTACATCATGGCCCTGCCCGGGCTGGATTGTTTCCTTGGGACGGGTGCCTACATGCCCGACCTTTGGAGCGAAGCCTGGGCCGACAACTTGCGCACGGGTGGGTTGGTGCTGTTGTTGTTTTCCCTGGCGGCCGCGCCTCTGGCTGTTTTGCTGCGCGATCGACATCGCCGCAACAGGGATCTGGAGGAGGAAATTCACCGTCGGGAACGTGTGGCGCGTTCCCAACGGAGCATGGCCTCGCGCTATCGCATGATCGTTTCCCGCCCCGGCCAGGTGGTCTACGATATGAACCTGAGCACCGGGGAAACCCATTGGTTTGGCGATTCCGAAGGGGTTTCCGGACACTCCCTGGAGGAGTACCGGCGTCTCGGCGGTCGGTTCTTCGAGTCCAACATCCATCCGAGTGAGCGGGAATCGATTCAGGCCCGCTGGAATCGGGCCGTGAAGGAGGCCCGGGAATGGTACGCCGTGTTCCGGCTGCAGACCGTGACGCCTGGAAAGTATGTCTATGTTGAAGATCACGCCGGATTTTTGCAGCCCGAGGAAGGCTCGTCCGGCGGGGTGCGCATGATCGGCAGCCTGCGCAATGTGGACCCGCTGGTGCGGGCCGGGGAGGAAGTGCGCCGCAGCGAGGCAAAGTACCGCATCCTGGCCCAAAACTTCCCCAACGGCGCGGTATTGCTGTTTGACGATGCCTTGCGTTTCGTCTTGGCCGACGGTTCGGATCTGCGCAGCGTGGGCGTGGCCGACGGCGGCATGATCGGCAGGACACCGGCCGAAGTATTTCCGCCCTCGGTGGCGCGCATGACGGAAAAACATTTTCGTCGGGCCTTGCAGGGGGAGGAGCACGTTTTTGAGATGACCTATGCCGGGCGCATCTTCAAGCTGCATGTCCTGCCCGTCCGCGGTGAACCTGTGGAAGGCGGGGCCGAAGGCATGGTTGTCATCCAGGACGTGACCTCCAACAAGCTCGCGGAAAAGGCGCTTTCCGAAAGCGAACGCCGTCTTTCCACCTTGATCATGAACATGCCGGGCATGGTTTACCGCAGCACCTTCCAATCGGACTGGACCCTGGAATTCGTAAGCCCGGGTTGCCGCGCTATCACGGGGTACGGCTCGGAATCCCTGCTCTACAACCGGGCCACCAGTTGGAGTGATCTGGTCCACCCGGAGGATCGGGAACATCTGAAACAGGAAATGAATCTGGCGTTGGCCGAAGGGCGTCCCTACGAGTTGATCTATCGGATCAATACCGCCGAAGGGCGCGAACGTTGGGTCTGGGAGCGCGGTGTAAGTGTGGGCAACGGCGAGGGCGTTCCCGTGATCGAGGGCATCGTGCTGGACGTGACGGACCGAAAGCATGCGGAAGAGGGGCTGGCCCGGAGTCTGGCGTATGAAACCGTACTCAACAGCTGTGCCACGCTGCTGCTTTCGGCGGACAGGCAAAAGGATGCCTTGGACGGCATTCTGCCGGAATTGCGGGCCGCTGTGTCCGCCTGTCGGGCCTATGTTTTTGAGAATTTTATGGATGCTGAGGACGGGCTTTGCTGCCGTCAGACCTTTGAGGCGGTGGGACCGGGCGTGGAACCGCAGCTCGAAAATCCGGATTTGCAGCACGTTCCATACGAGGTCGTGATTCCCCGCTGGCGGGAGGTGTTGGAACGGGGCGAATTGGTCGGGCTGGTACGCGACATGCCCGAGAATGAACGCATCATCCTTGAGTCGCAGAGCATCAAGTCCGTTCTCGTGCTCCCGTTGCGGGTGGGGGGCGAATGGAGCGGGTTTGTCGGCTTTGACGACACCCGTACCGAACGGACCTGGACCGAGGCGGAGCAATTGTTTTTGCGCACGGCCACGGACATGGTGGGCGCGTATCTGGAACGGCTGCACGCGGAGCAGCGCCTGCTGGCCGCGCACGGGGAGCTGGATCAGATTTTCAACAGCACCGGGGACGGCATGGCGCTCCTCAGCCTTGAGGGGACGGTTCTGCGCGTCAATCGCACCATGGGGCGCATGTTTGGCATTGATCCGGAATCCGTGACCGGGCAGCCGTGCAGTCTGGTCATGCACGATGACCAGTGCGGCGGGGAGCACTGTCCGCTCGGCTTGCTGCAGGAAGGCATGGAACGGTCGGACCATGTGTTCCAGCGGCCCGACCCCGGAGGAGGGGTGCGCCATTTCCGTTCCGTGACCACCCCGTTCCGCAACGTGGAAGGCGAGGCCGTGGGCGTGGTGGTCTCCACCCGAGAGATCACAGAACGGGTGCGCGCGCAGGAGGCGGCCAAGGAACGCGAACGGCAGCTCGTGCAGGCGGACAAGCTCGCGGCCCTGGGTACGCTGGTTTCGGGCGTGGCGCACGAGATCAACAATCCCAACGGGATCATAACCCTGAACGCCCCCACCTTGCGGGACATCTGGAAGGATGTGCGCACCCGGCTGGACGAGTATTACGACCGCAACGGCGAGTTTCTTTTGGCGGGCATGGAATACAGCCTGCTGCGCGATGAAGTGGACGGGTTGTATGAACAGATCGTGGAGTCGGCCCGACGCATCAAGCGCATTGTGTCCGAGCTGAAGGATTTTGCCCGGCAGGAATCCCCGGACCGGACCGCCATCGTGGACATGAACGAGGTGGCCGAGGCGGCGCGGGGCTTGGTGGACAACAAGATCCGCAAAAGTACGCACCGGTTCACGGCGTTGTCCAGCCCGGAGCCGGCTTTGGTGGAAGGAAATTTCCAGCGATTGGAACAAGTTCTTGTCAATGCGCTCATCAATGCCTGCGAGGCGTTGACCTCGCCGGAACAGGCCGTGACCATGGAGGTGCAGGTCCGGGGAAACAGTGTCGTGGTCACGGTCTCGGACGAGGGCAAGGGCATGGCAAGCGATGAGATCGGTCATGTGTTTGAGCCGTTTTTCACCACCAAGCGGGACAGCGGCGGCACCGGGCTGGGACTGTCGGTGTCTCATGGCATCATCGACGAGCATGGCGGAAGAATGGAATTTTCCTCCGAGGAGGAACAGGGCACTGTGTGCGTGGTGGAATTGCCCCGCTGGATCGAGGATGCCCCCAGGAAGAGGAAGGAGCTGAAATCGTGA
- a CDS encoding KH domain-containing protein: MLREMIEYIAKSLVDYPDEVEVSEIEGEQTSVIELKVAKADLGKVIGKQGRTARAMRTLLGAVSTKAKKRAVLEILE, encoded by the coding sequence ATGCTGAGAGAGATGATCGAGTACATCGCCAAGTCGTTGGTGGATTATCCTGATGAGGTCGAGGTCTCGGAAATCGAAGGCGAGCAGACATCCGTGATTGAACTCAAGGTGGCCAAGGCGGATCTCGGTAAGGTCATCGGCAAGCAGGGACGCACGGCCCGTGCCATGCGCACCCTCTTGGGAGCGGTTTCCACCAAGGCGAAAAAACGCGCCGTGCTGGAAATCCTCGAGTAG
- a CDS encoding methyl-accepting chemotaxis protein has product MKMSIRLKVRGKLLVPILSMVFLGIMGLVFFVYSQSATLLEEEIRSGIVREAEAASRSMQDWIQGRESDLRNWARNRDHAAALQGRFNGVQNSMNNLAGKVTDFDYYESVNLMDMTGTVISSGDPERIGLELGSREYFQTAKNGQIALSPPLRSKVSGNPIFVIAVPVRSESGEVLGVLGGVIKIDRMTSIFTEQVKIGKTGYAFVLDSTGTVIGHPDRSFILELNVADTEYGKAALREKNGSYKYWFEQQNQWKIMGYNEVPISGWIVAVTAPLGEIMAPLVQVRNLALLGGLVTLLLVALVVFYAVGKITTVLRECVDYLKELAQGNVDEDVPENRLRQRDEMGDLARGFQAMVDAQRARADLAQAIAQGELARRVDVSSDKDRLGRALDTMVRRLNEIIGQIGTAAAQVQDGSGQVSESSQALSQGATEQASSLEEITSSITEISSQTRTNADNASQASRLASEARDAAQTGDREMGSMVSAMEDINESSQAISKIIKVIDEIAFQTNLLALNAAVEAARAGKHGKGFAVVAEEVRNLASRSAKAAQETAQLIEGSVAKVGSGSEIATQTAQSLQQIVEKITTVADIVAEIAAASDEQAKGVTQINQGLSQIDQVTQQNTANAEETASAAEELSSQAVEMRRLVGQFHLAGDGRPGQGAPRKMSVRPARPTQSLPPSGGQGGTARPKPAPAAGSGNKQSQGSRDASNGIWGAEAAKPAAPKSEPGSRVDTDTVNPEEIISLDDDEFGRY; this is encoded by the coding sequence ATGAAAATGTCCATTCGGCTGAAGGTTCGAGGAAAGCTGCTGGTTCCGATCCTCAGCATGGTTTTTTTGGGGATCATGGGGCTGGTGTTTTTCGTCTACTCCCAATCGGCAACACTGCTGGAAGAGGAGATTCGGTCCGGTATCGTGCGCGAGGCCGAGGCCGCGTCCCGATCCATGCAGGATTGGATCCAGGGGCGGGAGAGCGATCTGCGCAACTGGGCCAGGAATAGGGATCACGCGGCCGCCTTGCAGGGGCGTTTCAATGGAGTGCAAAACTCCATGAACAACCTTGCGGGCAAGGTTACGGATTTCGACTATTACGAGTCCGTGAACCTGATGGACATGACCGGGACCGTGATTTCGTCCGGTGATCCGGAGCGTATCGGGCTGGAGTTGGGGAGCCGCGAGTATTTTCAAACCGCCAAAAACGGTCAGATCGCTCTTTCCCCGCCGTTGCGGAGCAAGGTGTCCGGCAATCCCATTTTCGTCATTGCTGTGCCGGTGCGTTCCGAGAGCGGCGAAGTTCTCGGTGTGCTGGGCGGAGTAATCAAGATTGACCGCATGACGTCGATATTTACGGAGCAGGTCAAGATCGGCAAGACCGGATACGCCTTTGTGCTTGATTCGACAGGCACGGTCATCGGCCACCCGGACCGCAGTTTTATTCTGGAGCTGAATGTCGCGGACACGGAGTACGGCAAGGCAGCATTGCGGGAAAAGAACGGCTCCTACAAATATTGGTTCGAGCAACAAAACCAGTGGAAGATCATGGGCTACAACGAAGTGCCGATTTCCGGCTGGATCGTTGCTGTGACCGCGCCTCTGGGCGAAATAATGGCTCCGCTGGTGCAGGTGCGCAATCTGGCCTTGCTGGGCGGCCTGGTAACCTTGCTGCTGGTGGCGCTCGTGGTTTTTTATGCCGTGGGCAAGATTACCACGGTCCTCAGGGAATGCGTGGACTACCTCAAGGAATTGGCCCAGGGCAACGTGGACGAGGACGTGCCGGAAAATCGTTTGCGGCAGCGTGACGAGATGGGGGATTTGGCCCGTGGTTTCCAGGCCATGGTGGATGCTCAGCGCGCCAGGGCTGACTTGGCCCAGGCCATTGCCCAGGGTGAGCTGGCTCGCCGGGTGGACGTCAGCTCGGACAAGGACCGGCTGGGGCGGGCGCTGGATACCATGGTGCGCCGTCTCAATGAAATCATCGGGCAGATCGGCACGGCCGCGGCCCAGGTGCAGGACGGATCCGGCCAGGTGTCCGAATCCAGCCAGGCGCTTTCCCAGGGTGCTACGGAACAGGCGTCCTCCCTGGAGGAGATCACCAGTTCCATCACTGAGATCAGTTCCCAGACCCGGACCAACGCGGACAACGCGTCCCAGGCCAGTCGGCTGGCTTCCGAGGCGCGTGACGCGGCACAGACCGGGGATCGGGAAATGGGAAGCATGGTTTCGGCCATGGAGGATATCAACGAATCCAGCCAGGCCATCAGCAAAATTATTAAGGTCATCGATGAGATCGCCTTCCAGACCAATCTGCTGGCGCTGAACGCGGCCGTGGAAGCGGCCCGGGCCGGGAAGCACGGCAAGGGCTTTGCCGTGGTTGCCGAGGAAGTGCGCAACCTGGCCTCGCGCAGCGCCAAAGCCGCACAGGAAACCGCCCAGCTCATCGAAGGGTCCGTGGCCAAGGTGGGCAGCGGAAGCGAGATCGCCACGCAAACCGCGCAGTCGTTGCAGCAGATTGTGGAAAAAATCACCACTGTGGCGGATATCGTGGCGGAAATCGCCGCGGCCAGCGATGAGCAGGCCAAGGGCGTGACCCAGATCAACCAGGGTTTGAGCCAGATTGATCAGGTCACCCAGCAAAATACCGCCAACGCGGAGGAAACCGCATCCGCGGCAGAGGAGCTTTCCAGCCAGGCCGTGGAAATGCGGCGACTGGTGGGGCAGTTCCATCTGGCCGGCGACGGTCGGCCCGGACAGGGCGCACCGCGCAAGATGAGCGTCAGGCCAGCGCGGCCGACGCAGTCCCTGCCCCCTTCCGGTGGTCAGGGCGGCACAGCGCGGCCCAAGCCCGCGCCTGCGGCCGGGTCGGGGAACAAGCAGAGCCAGGGGAGCCGGGATGCTTCCAACGGCATCTGGGGCGCGGAAGCGGCCAAGCCTGCCGCGCCCAAGTCGGAGCCGGGTTCCCGCGTCGATACGGATACAGTGAATCCCGAGGAGATCATCTCCTTGGATGACGATGAATTTGGCCGCTATTAG
- a CDS encoding sigma-54-dependent transcriptional regulator — protein MSKSWPHHPVLMVDDDPAWLQALQRILTLAGVTRLLPCADGREAEALLKKHQVSVVLLDLCMPHISGEELLGRLVEQYPDLPVIVLSGRDELDTAVRCIKAGAYEYFLKTTEKERLITSVRRAVELSQVREEMAKLKSAFLARGPEHPEAFSAMVTRDPKMRSLFGYAEAVAGTGLPLLITGETGTGKELMARAVHTLSGRSGPFVAVNAAGLDDSVFSDTLYGHVKGAFTGAEQHREGLVAQAAEGTLFLDEIGDLDPPSQIKLLRLLQEEEYLPLGSDRPAKSSARVVAATMEDPEHLVDQGRMRRDLYYRLAGHRIHLPPLRERIGDIPLLLDCFLDRAAGELQRTRPPVPPGLVARLEGHDFPGNVRELRSMVWDAVAGYTTGWLSVRPFQQQMRGPGKKDVAASSSENSVESYAELLELLDRLPEWREAAGLLAAEAVRRTGGNRSAAAELLGISRQALARRLPESV, from the coding sequence GTGAGCAAATCCTGGCCGCATCATCCCGTGCTCATGGTGGATGACGACCCGGCATGGCTGCAAGCGCTGCAGCGCATCCTGACCCTGGCCGGAGTCACCCGGCTATTGCCCTGCGCGGACGGCCGCGAGGCCGAAGCCCTGCTGAAAAAGCACCAAGTGAGCGTGGTGCTGCTGGATTTGTGCATGCCGCACATTTCCGGCGAAGAGCTGCTGGGCCGTCTGGTGGAGCAGTATCCGGACCTGCCCGTGATCGTGCTTTCCGGTCGGGACGAGCTGGATACCGCGGTGCGCTGCATCAAGGCCGGAGCGTATGAATATTTTTTGAAAACAACGGAAAAAGAGCGGTTGATCACTTCGGTGCGGCGTGCCGTGGAGCTTTCCCAGGTGCGGGAGGAAATGGCCAAGCTCAAGTCTGCGTTTCTGGCCAGGGGACCGGAACACCCGGAAGCGTTTTCCGCCATGGTTACCCGCGACCCTAAAATGCGGTCGCTGTTCGGCTATGCCGAGGCCGTGGCCGGGACGGGCCTGCCGTTGTTGATCACCGGGGAAACCGGCACGGGCAAGGAATTGATGGCCCGGGCCGTACACACGCTCAGCGGTCGGAGCGGGCCGTTTGTGGCCGTCAATGCCGCGGGCCTGGACGATTCGGTTTTTTCCGACACCCTGTATGGCCACGTGAAGGGCGCGTTCACCGGGGCGGAGCAGCACCGCGAAGGTTTGGTGGCCCAGGCCGCCGAGGGGACGCTTTTTTTGGACGAGATCGGAGACTTGGATCCACCCTCCCAGATCAAGTTGCTTCGGCTCCTTCAGGAGGAGGAATATTTGCCCCTGGGATCGGACCGCCCCGCAAAATCCTCGGCTCGGGTGGTGGCCGCCACCATGGAGGATCCGGAACATCTGGTGGACCAGGGACGGATGCGGCGGGATCTGTATTACCGTCTTGCCGGGCATCGGATCCATCTCCCGCCTCTGCGGGAGCGGATCGGGGACATTCCCCTGCTGCTGGATTGTTTTCTGGACCGCGCCGCCGGAGAACTGCAACGCACGCGGCCCCCGGTGCCGCCCGGACTGGTGGCCCGGCTGGAGGGCCACGACTTTCCGGGCAATGTGCGGGAGTTGCGGTCCATGGTCTGGGATGCCGTGGCCGGGTATACCACGGGGTGGCTCTCGGTGCGCCCGTTTCAGCAGCAGATGCGTGGTCCCGGGAAAAAGGACGTAGCGGCTTCCTCATCCGAGAACAGCGTGGAAAGCTATGCCGAGCTACTGGAATTGTTGGACCGCCTGCCGGAATGGCGGGAAGCGGCCGGACTGCTGGCCGCGGAAGCGGTGCGCCGCACCGGAGGCAACCGGAGCGCTGCCGCAGAGCTGTTGGGCATCTCGCGTCAGGCCTTGGCGCGTCGCCTGCCCGAGAGCGTGTAG
- the ffh gene encoding signal recognition particle protein, translating to MFDNLSDRLTGAFQKIRGQKRLDESNVQAGLREVRLALLEADVNFKVVKQFVDQVRDRALGEDVLKGLDPGQQVVKIVHEELVELLGGEQQGVDTSGARPLKIMMVGLQGSGKTTSSGKIAIWLRDQGFKPYLVPADVYRPAAIDQLVTLAGQIDVPVYPSTTEMNPVDICRDAMEKAAEAGCDAILFDTAGRLHVDEPLMQELAGIKEACTPQEILFVADAMTGQDAVTVAESFNERLDISGVVLTKMDGDARGGAALSIKSVTGKSVKFVGLGEKLTDMELFHPDRVASRILGMGDVLTLIEKAQTAFDEEDAERMAKKMQKAQFDLEDFRTNMRRLKKLGSMEGLLKMIPGMGGMLKQLGDVQMPEKELARTEAIINSMTLQERRQPKLLNAGRKERIARGCGMQVADVNKLIKHFEQMSKVMQKMMGGKKGKLPKMPKLPEGADPMDGMGGMPGMGMPGMPGMPGMDGMGGEAPAPGAGRSAKRVAADRKKKKLAKKQKKKQRKKR from the coding sequence TTGTTCGATAATCTGTCAGACCGACTGACCGGAGCCTTTCAGAAGATCAGGGGGCAAAAGCGCCTGGATGAGTCCAATGTCCAGGCGGGCCTGCGCGAGGTTCGTCTCGCCCTGCTCGAGGCCGACGTCAACTTCAAGGTGGTCAAGCAGTTTGTCGATCAGGTGCGTGACCGCGCCCTTGGCGAGGATGTGCTCAAAGGTCTTGATCCTGGTCAGCAGGTGGTCAAGATCGTTCACGAAGAGCTGGTGGAATTGCTCGGCGGCGAACAGCAGGGCGTGGATACGTCCGGTGCCAGGCCGCTGAAGATCATGATGGTGGGTCTCCAGGGATCGGGTAAGACGACCTCCTCGGGTAAGATCGCCATCTGGCTGCGCGACCAGGGCTTCAAGCCCTATCTGGTCCCGGCGGACGTGTACCGCCCCGCGGCCATTGACCAGCTCGTGACCCTGGCCGGCCAGATCGACGTGCCTGTGTATCCGTCCACTACGGAAATGAATCCGGTGGACATCTGTCGGGACGCCATGGAAAAGGCCGCGGAAGCCGGGTGCGACGCGATTTTGTTCGATACCGCGGGCCGCCTGCATGTGGATGAACCGCTCATGCAGGAGCTGGCAGGCATCAAGGAAGCCTGCACCCCGCAGGAAATTTTGTTCGTGGCCGACGCCATGACCGGGCAGGACGCGGTTACCGTGGCCGAGAGCTTCAACGAGCGTCTGGATATTTCCGGCGTGGTTCTGACCAAGATGGACGGCGATGCCCGCGGCGGCGCGGCCCTGTCCATCAAATCCGTCACCGGCAAGAGCGTCAAGTTCGTGGGCCTGGGCGAAAAGCTCACGGACATGGAACTCTTTCACCCGGATCGCGTGGCCTCACGCATCCTGGGCATGGGCGACGTGCTCACCCTCATTGAAAAGGCCCAAACCGCCTTTGACGAGGAAGACGCCGAGCGCATGGCCAAAAAGATGCAGAAGGCCCAGTTCGATCTGGAGGACTTCCGCACCAACATGCGCCGACTCAAGAAGCTCGGCTCCATGGAAGGATTGCTGAAGATGATCCCGGGCATGGGCGGCATGCTCAAGCAGCTCGGGGACGTGCAGATGCCGGAAAAGGAACTGGCCCGCACGGAAGCCATCATCAATTCCATGACCCTGCAGGAGCGGCGGCAGCCCAAGCTGCTCAACGCCGGACGCAAGGAGCGCATCGCGCGCGGCTGCGGCATGCAGGTGGCGGATGTGAACAAGCTCATCAAGCACTTTGAGCAGATGAGCAAGGTGATGCAAAAAATGATGGGCGGGAAAAAAGGCAAGCTGCCCAAGATGCCCAAGTTGCCCGAAGGGGCCGATCCCATGGACGGCATGGGCGGCATGCCCGGAATGGGGATGCCGGGAATGCCCGGTATGCCGGGAATGGACGGCATGGGCGGCGAGGCACCGGCTCCCGGAGCCGGCCGATCCGCCAAGCGCGTGGCCGCGGACCGCAAGAAAAAGAAACTCGCCAAGAAACAAAAGAAGAAACAGCGCAAAAAGCGGTGA